The Papaver somniferum cultivar HN1 chromosome 3, ASM357369v1, whole genome shotgun sequence genome includes a region encoding these proteins:
- the LOC113359489 gene encoding putative disease resistance protein RGA3, producing MWSKDSTEWDKLKSVLDVGAVGSKIIVTTRKQEVASVVRGIIPPYNLNVLSEAECWSIIKNKAFSPGGAPETPTMKNIGEQIAVKCGGLPLAATFFGGLMRSQNDERHWLSIRDNKNLETPKDQSGGIIPILKLSYDNLPSHLKQCFSYCCLFPKDWEFNREKLIRLWMAEGFLHPCNGGNQFSLEDIGNDYFLNLLSDSVFQDVKIDDLGNIEEFKMHDLVHDLAQSVIGSNEVTILNASEIQNDASQIRRLQLIMEGEEVSTPVSNVLMNAKKLRTVFYQAGRFSYWSFNNKCLRVIYPLGGRRLKTLSSPLIHLRYLDLNHSTIEDVNAVSIGQLFNLQTLSLLGCKNVEMVVNGIGYLKKIRILFGEYFPQKGLWRWDSYLY from the coding sequence ATGTGGTCTAAAGATTCCACGGAATGGGACAAACTTAAGAGTGTCCTAGACGTCGGCGCTGTTGGCAGCAAAATTATCGTCACCACACGTAAACAAGAAGTTGCATCTGTGGTACGGGGTATAATTCCTCCGTACAATCTAAATGTATTATCAGAAGCCGAGTGTTGGTCTATTATCAAGAACAAAGCTTTTTCTCCAGGTGGAGCACCTGAGACTCCAACTATGAAAAATATAGGAGAGCAAATTGCTGTCAAATGTGGAGGTTTGCCGCTCGCGGCAACCTTTTTTGGGGGTCTTATGCGCTCACAAAATGATGAAAGGCATTGGTTGTCTATCAGAGACAACAAAAACTTAGAAACCCCAAAAGATCAAAGTGGTGGGATCATACCGATATTGAAATTGAGTTATGATAATCTGCCTTCTCATTTGAAACAGTGCTTCTCATATTGCTGTTTATTTCCCAAAGATTGGGAATTTAACAGAGAAAAACTGATTCGACTATGGATGGCTGAAGGATTCCTTCATCCATGTAATGGAGGAAATCAGTTCTCACTCGAAGATATTGGTAATGATTATTTCCTCAATTTGTTGTCTGACTCTGTCTTTCAAGATGTGAAAATAGATGACCTGGGCAACATTGAGGAGTTCAAAATGCATGATTTAGTACATGATCTTGCACAAAGTGTCATCGGCAGTAATGAAGTCACGATTCTGAATGCAAGTGAAATACAAAATGACGCATCTCAAATTCGTCGTTTACAGTTAattatggaaggagaagaagtatCAACACCAGTTTCTAATGTTTTGATGAATGCAAAAAAACTTCGGACGGTTTTTTACCAAGCTGGACGCTTTTCTTACTGGAGTTTTAATAACAAATGTTTACGTGTAATATATCCGCTTGGTGGTAGACGTCTGAAGACTCTATCTTCACCTTTAATACACCTGAGGTACCTTGACCTCAATCATTCAACCATTGAAGATGTTAATGCAGTGTCCATTGGTCAACTTTTCAACCTGCAGACTCTCAGCTTACTTGGTTGCAAGAATGTTGAAATGGTTGTCAACGGAATCGGTTATTTGAAAAAGATCAGAATATTGTTTGGTGAATATTTTCCACAGAAAGGTTTGTGGAGATGGGACTCTTATTTATATTAA
- the LOC113356277 gene encoding disease resistance protein RGA2-like, with the protein MAPRGIEMLTHLEVLISYGVRKEEDRIGTNITDSSGIEELANLNSLRELKVCQLENVRGKIDAERAKFKDKQNIRMLVLYWEDLVANNTDLVLDGLQPHPNLKELKIHGFSGLKLPKWMASFSWLPNLVKLSLSNFKRCEELPALGMLPCLKVLWIDEMSSVKCLGEDFYYQEEESKGSGKATAAATTIAAASFLSLVELRIEYMRNLERWVTPPPPHNSFPILENLSVHNCNMLTRVPDLRLWTSLQSLKIMRCNKLKKSIPYDLKKSLDFIKEVQISY; encoded by the coding sequence ATGGCGCCTAGAGGTATAGAAATGCTAACTCACCTGGAAGTGTTAATTTCTTACGGggttagaaaagaagaagaccgCATCGGAACTAATATCACTGATTCTAGTGGGATCGAAGAATTAGCAAACCTGAATTCCCTTAGGGAGCTAAAGGTATGTCAGCTAGAGAATGTGCGAGGCAAAATAGATGCGGAGCGTGCGAAGTTCAAAGACAAGCAAAACATTAGAATGTTGGTTCTTTATTGGGAAGACTTGGTTGCTAATAATACAGATTTGGTGTTAGATGGTCTCCAGCCtcaccctaatttgaaagaattGAAGATACATGGATTCTCTGGTTTAAAGCTTCCCAAGTGGATGGCTTCATTTTCTTGGCTTCCGAATTTAGTGAAATTGAGTTTATCGAATTTCAAAAGATGCGAGGAACTTCCTGCACTAGGTATGCTCCCATGTCTTAAGGTCCTTTGGATAGATGAAATGAGTTCAGTCAAGTGTTTGGGTGAAGATTTTTATTACCAGGAAGAAGAAAGCAAAGGTTCTGGAAAAGctacagctgcagcaacaacaatagCAGCAGCATCATTCCTTTCACTAGTTGAGTTAAGAATTGAATACATGAGAAATTTAGAAAGATGGGTTACCCCTCCACCACCTCACAACTCCTTCCCTATCCTTGAGAATCTATCTGTACACAACTGCAATATGTTGACACGAGTACCAGATTTGCGATTATGGACTTCTCTCCAGAGCTTAAAAATCATGAGATGTAACAAATTGAAGAAATCAATACCTTATGATCTCAAGAAATCCCTCGACTTTATTAAAGAAGTACAGATTTCTTATTAG